In Ornithinibacter aureus, the genomic stretch TCGTAGGTGCGGCATACGCCGGGGCCGAGGATCGGGCGGCCCTGCGGTGCCTCGACGAGCCACGGGTGCTCGAGCAGGTGGTCCCACGAGCGTTGCGCGACGTAGCGCACGGCATCCGACCATGGGGTGATCTCGCCCGGCGCCTGGTGCCCCTCGTAGGTCCGGCCCACCACGGCATCCACCATGAGCTCGACGAGCTCGGCCTTGCCGGGGACGTAGCCGTACAGCGTCATGGCGCCGATTCCGACCCGGTCGGCGACCGCTCGCATCGTTACGGCCTCGAGGCCGTCGGAGTCGGCGATGGCCAGTGCTGCGTCGACGATCCCGGCAACGGTCGCACCGCTGCGCCCGACGGCGGTCGAGGGGTTCCACATGAGGTCGATGAGTCGACCGGGGTCGGTCGCGCGGGAGGATGCAGAGGGCACGGGAACATCCTCACACTGGGTGGCGTTGGCGTATCGTACGGGCAACCGTACAACGTACGACAAAGGAGCGGCATGACAGCATCCACGCACCGGCCCACCGAGGTGACGGCGACGGCAACACGCCCCACGGCATC encodes the following:
- a CDS encoding TetR/AcrR family transcriptional regulator; translated protein: MPSASSRATDPGRLIDLMWNPSTAVGRSGATVAGIVDAALAIADSDGLEAVTMRAVADRVGIGAMTLYGYVPGKAELVELMVDAVVGRTYEGHQAPGEITPWSDAVRYVAQRSWDHLLEHPWLVEAPQGRPILGPGVCRTYEAELRPLDGIGLTDLEMDLTVSAVRAAVTNAVQWQNGLVAARSRTNLADDQWWALHGPRLAGAMAGEELPVSSRVGQSIANAGDPEATWRFTVEALIESLSTRLTPVGE